From the genome of Streptomyces sp. V1I1, one region includes:
- a CDS encoding sigma-like protein, giving the protein MSSSEKKPEEITTLGDHHAPVPPQLLGDGEVTTLGDHHAPAPPADGTITTLGDHHAPAPPKLLGDGGATTQGDHHAPVPPKG; this is encoded by the coding sequence ATGAGCAGTAGCGAGAAGAAGCCGGAAGAGATCACCACGCTGGGCGACCACCACGCGCCCGTGCCGCCGCAGCTCCTGGGCGACGGCGAGGTCACGACGCTGGGCGACCACCACGCGCCCGCGCCGCCGGCCGACGGCACCATCACCACGCTGGGCGACCACCACGCTCCGGCGCCGCCGAAGCTCCTGGGCGACGGTGGGGCCACCACCCAGGGCGACCACCACGCGCCGGTCCCGCCCAAGGGCTGA
- a CDS encoding AfsR/SARP family transcriptional regulator, translated as MDRDSGPRVPEQRAPAQSGVSELRFSVLGPVRAWRCGESLPSGSPQQRALLAALLLRDGRTATASELIDAIWGEDPPSQALAAVRTYASRLRKVLSVNALVSESGGYAIRVRRDALDLAVAQELAAEAEKSRAAGDRGQARLLINKSLGLWDGEPLANVPGPYAENHRARLEEWRLQLLETRLDLDLEVGSHAEAVSELTALTAAHPLRERLRELLMLALYRSGRQAEALAVYADTRRLLAEELGVDPRPELARLQQRILQADAELARPSEEPAPAPQVTRPAQLPATVPDFTGRASFVRELGGQLATAEGSVMAVSALAGIGGVGKTTLAVHVAHEARPHFPDGQLYVDLQGAGNRATEAETVLGAFLRALGTPDSAIPETLDERAALYRSTLDGRRILVLLDNARDAAQIRPLLPGTAGCAALVTSRVRMVDLAGAHLVDIDVMSPEEALQLFTRIVGEERVTSERKDALDVVAACGFLPLAIRIAASRLAARRTWTVSVLAAKLADERRRLDELQAGDLAVKATFELGYGQLEPAQARAFRLLGLADGPDISLAAAAAMLDLPVQETEDLLEALVDTSLLESAAPGRYRYHDLVRLYARACAERDEQPSQETEFALSRLLDFYLATTAKVYAIERPGDRLVAHLEPTGHAGLEFTDRQDAQDWFYAEAHCLLACARQAAGGAERLRPAVDLLWAAQDLAESGANSKVYEAVAFAALEAARAVGDTRTEGRARTSVTNVHLVAGRYEEADEEAKQAAVLARGAQDPAPVYWSDNDRGIIAFIQGRNEEAEAHLGRAREGSRADGNLPGEASALCNLSRIHVAMGRTAQGIALAEQGIAMYDRIGHPLRLANARYALGVALTQAGRHTEALDQLAEALDRFEANRQRLWEGTTHFRIAQAHLSARRAARAAQHAEQALAIGCIGGDRIRANVLVTLGKALDSLGQADRARACWREALLLHEQSGAPEAEEVRELLTPLSGAA; from the coding sequence ATGGACCGTGACAGCGGGCCACGCGTACCGGAGCAGCGCGCTCCGGCGCAGAGCGGCGTCAGCGAACTGCGCTTCAGCGTGCTCGGCCCGGTACGCGCGTGGCGCTGCGGGGAGAGCCTGCCGTCCGGATCACCGCAGCAACGCGCCCTGCTGGCCGCGCTGCTGCTGCGCGACGGCCGTACCGCGACCGCCTCCGAGCTGATCGACGCGATCTGGGGCGAGGACCCGCCCTCGCAGGCGCTCGCCGCGGTCCGCACCTACGCGTCCCGGCTCCGCAAGGTGCTCTCCGTGAACGCCTTGGTCAGCGAGTCGGGCGGCTATGCCATACGGGTCAGGCGCGATGCCCTCGACCTCGCGGTGGCACAGGAGTTGGCCGCCGAGGCGGAGAAGTCCCGTGCCGCCGGGGACCGCGGCCAGGCCCGCCTGCTCATCAACAAGTCACTCGGCCTGTGGGACGGCGAGCCGCTGGCCAATGTGCCCGGGCCGTACGCCGAGAACCACCGGGCCCGCCTCGAGGAGTGGCGGCTCCAGCTCCTGGAGACACGGCTCGACCTCGACCTGGAGGTCGGCAGCCATGCGGAGGCGGTCTCGGAGCTGACCGCGCTCACCGCCGCACACCCGCTGCGCGAGCGGCTGCGCGAGCTGCTGATGCTGGCCCTGTACCGCAGCGGGCGGCAGGCCGAGGCGCTCGCCGTGTACGCGGACACCCGCCGGCTGCTCGCCGAGGAGCTGGGAGTCGACCCGCGCCCCGAACTCGCCCGGCTGCAGCAGCGCATTCTGCAGGCCGACGCGGAACTGGCCCGTCCCAGCGAGGAGCCCGCCCCGGCCCCGCAGGTCACCAGGCCCGCCCAACTTCCGGCCACCGTTCCGGACTTCACCGGACGCGCCTCCTTCGTACGCGAACTGGGCGGCCAGCTCGCCACCGCCGAGGGCTCGGTGATGGCCGTCTCGGCGCTCGCCGGCATCGGCGGCGTCGGCAAGACGACCCTCGCGGTCCATGTGGCGCACGAGGCGCGCCCGCACTTCCCGGACGGCCAGCTCTACGTCGACCTCCAGGGCGCGGGCAACCGCGCCACCGAGGCGGAGACGGTGCTGGGGGCCTTCCTGCGCGCGCTCGGCACCCCGGACTCCGCGATTCCGGAGACCCTGGACGAACGGGCCGCGCTCTACCGCTCGACGCTGGACGGCCGCCGCATCCTGGTTCTCCTCGACAACGCGCGCGACGCCGCGCAGATCCGCCCCCTGCTGCCCGGTACGGCGGGCTGCGCGGCCCTGGTCACCAGCCGCGTCCGGATGGTCGACCTGGCAGGGGCGCACCTCGTCGACATCGATGTGATGTCGCCGGAGGAGGCTCTGCAGCTGTTCACCCGGATCGTCGGCGAGGAGCGGGTCACCTCCGAGCGCAAAGATGCCCTGGATGTGGTCGCGGCCTGCGGTTTCCTTCCCCTCGCGATCCGTATCGCCGCATCCCGGCTGGCCGCCCGCCGCACCTGGACGGTCTCCGTCCTGGCCGCGAAGCTCGCGGACGAGCGCCGCCGCCTTGACGAACTCCAGGCCGGAGACCTCGCGGTGAAGGCCACCTTCGAACTGGGCTACGGCCAGCTGGAGCCGGCCCAGGCCCGTGCCTTCCGCCTCCTCGGGCTCGCAGACGGCCCCGACATCTCGCTCGCCGCGGCCGCCGCGATGCTCGACCTGCCGGTCCAGGAGACGGAGGACCTGCTGGAAGCGCTGGTCGACACGTCCCTGCTGGAGTCCGCGGCGCCGGGGCGGTACCGGTACCACGACCTCGTACGGCTCTACGCGCGTGCGTGCGCCGAACGGGACGAACAGCCGTCACAGGAGACGGAGTTTGCGCTGTCGCGACTGCTCGACTTCTATCTGGCGACGACCGCGAAGGTGTACGCGATCGAGCGCCCGGGCGACCGGCTGGTCGCCCATCTGGAGCCGACCGGCCACGCGGGGCTCGAGTTCACCGACCGGCAGGACGCGCAGGACTGGTTCTACGCGGAGGCGCACTGCCTCCTGGCCTGCGCGCGGCAGGCTGCCGGTGGGGCGGAGCGGCTGCGCCCCGCCGTCGATCTGCTGTGGGCGGCACAGGATCTGGCGGAGTCCGGCGCCAACTCCAAGGTGTACGAGGCCGTCGCCTTCGCGGCGCTCGAAGCGGCACGCGCCGTCGGCGACACCCGCACCGAGGGGCGCGCGCGGACTTCGGTGACCAACGTCCATCTGGTTGCGGGCCGTTACGAGGAGGCGGACGAGGAGGCCAAGCAGGCGGCCGTGCTCGCGAGGGGCGCACAGGACCCGGCGCCCGTGTACTGGTCCGACAACGACCGCGGCATCATCGCCTTCATACAGGGGCGCAACGAGGAGGCCGAGGCACACCTGGGCCGGGCGAGGGAAGGGTCACGCGCCGACGGGAACCTTCCCGGAGAGGCCAGCGCCCTGTGCAACCTCTCGCGCATCCACGTCGCCATGGGCCGCACCGCGCAGGGCATCGCACTGGCCGAGCAGGGCATCGCGATGTACGACCGCATCGGACACCCGCTCCGGCTGGCCAACGCGCGCTACGCCCTGGGGGTCGCGCTCACCCAGGCCGGGCGTCACACCGAGGCGCTGGACCAACTGGCCGAGGCACTGGACCGGTTCGAGGCGAACCGGCAGCGCCTGTGGGAGGGGACCACGCATTTCCGCATCGCGCAGGCCCACCTCTCGGCCCGCCGCGCCGCGCGGGCTGCCCAGCATGCCGAGCAGGCGCTCGCGATCGGATGCATCGGCGGCGACCGGATCCGGGCGAATGTGCTGGTCACCTTGGGCAAGGCGCTGGACAGCCTCGGCCAGGCGGACCGGGCGCGTGCCTGCTGGCGCGAGGCGCTGCTGCTGCACGAGCAGTCGGGCGCCCCGGAGGCCGAGGAAGTACGGGAGCTGCTCACTCCCCTCAGCGGCGCGGCCTGA
- a CDS encoding polysaccharide deacetylase family protein: MPVKAMPKRTVAAAIVAALALTLTGCSMETTSPGAARDQAGKAGPDAKPLTAHGGVDCEEAKCIALTFDAGPGKDTPRLLDTLKAKKVHATFFLLGKNHVLKHPDVVRRIADEGHEVANHTWSHRRLDELSTDEIRDELSRTQDAIAKITGRRPTLMRPPQGRINDDVTEVSRELGLAQILWSATAKDYSTTDSELIKSRILDQAGRDGIILLHDIYDGTVPAVPGIIDELKKRGYAFVTVPELLEPGKANPGEVYRP; encoded by the coding sequence ATGCCCGTAAAGGCCATGCCCAAAAGGACCGTCGCCGCGGCCATCGTCGCCGCTCTCGCGCTCACGCTCACCGGCTGCTCCATGGAGACCACCTCGCCCGGCGCCGCCCGGGACCAGGCCGGCAAGGCCGGACCCGACGCCAAACCGCTGACGGCGCACGGCGGCGTCGACTGCGAAGAGGCCAAGTGCATAGCCCTCACCTTCGACGCCGGGCCCGGCAAGGACACCCCGCGGCTGCTCGACACCCTGAAGGCGAAGAAGGTTCACGCAACCTTCTTCCTGCTCGGCAAGAACCATGTCCTCAAGCACCCCGACGTCGTACGCCGCATCGCCGACGAGGGACACGAGGTCGCCAACCACACCTGGTCGCACCGCCGTCTCGACGAGCTGAGCACCGACGAGATACGCGACGAGCTCTCCCGTACGCAGGACGCCATAGCGAAGATCACCGGCCGCAGGCCCACCCTGATGCGCCCGCCACAGGGCCGGATCAACGACGATGTCACCGAGGTCAGTCGGGAACTCGGCCTCGCGCAGATCCTGTGGAGCGCCACCGCCAAGGACTACTCCACCACCGACTCCGAGCTCATCAAGAGCCGGATACTCGACCAGGCCGGACGCGACGGCATCATCCTGCTGCACGACATATACGACGGGACCGTGCCCGCCGTCCCAGGGATCATCGACGAGCTGAAGAAGCGCGGCTACGCCTTCGTCACCGTGCCCGAGCTGCTCGAGCCCGGAAAGGCCAACCCTGGTGAGGTGTACCGCCCCTGA
- a CDS encoding amidohydrolase family protein, with product METFPKIISVDDHTVEPPNVWRDRLPSKYQDTGPRIVRAPLKEMTFMGGKFAPVMGAPGDDGPIGDWWVYEDLHRPLTRLDTAVGFDRDEIKLEVITYEQMRAGSYSVPERLADMDVNHVQSALCFPTFPRFCGQTFTEAKDRELGLLGVRAYNDWMVDEWCGPQAHGRLVPLTLIPLWDAELAAAEVRRNAARGVRAVAFSEIPPHLGLPSIHTDEWDPFLRACDETGTVIAMHIGSSSKMPSTSADAPPAVGSTITFANCCFSMVDWLMSGKFERFPGLKIMYAEGQIGWIPYILERADVVWEENRGWGGVADKVHRPPSELFTEHVYGCFFDDAFGLKNLDAIGVGNVLYETDYPHSDSTWPKSKEVGESQMGHLAGDVVERIVRGNAIELLGLTDEGLWAGPGA from the coding sequence ATGGAGACCTTCCCGAAGATCATCTCGGTGGACGACCACACGGTGGAGCCCCCCAACGTCTGGCGGGACCGGCTCCCGTCGAAGTACCAGGACACCGGCCCGCGGATCGTCCGGGCCCCGCTGAAGGAAATGACCTTCATGGGCGGCAAGTTCGCCCCGGTGATGGGCGCGCCGGGGGACGACGGGCCGATAGGCGACTGGTGGGTGTACGAGGATCTGCACCGGCCGCTGACCAGGCTGGACACGGCGGTCGGCTTCGACCGCGACGAGATCAAGCTCGAGGTCATCACGTACGAGCAGATGCGGGCGGGGTCGTACAGCGTCCCGGAGCGCCTGGCCGACATGGACGTCAACCACGTCCAGTCGGCGCTCTGCTTCCCGACGTTCCCGCGCTTCTGCGGCCAGACCTTCACCGAGGCGAAGGACCGCGAGCTGGGGCTGCTTGGGGTGCGCGCGTACAACGACTGGATGGTGGACGAGTGGTGCGGCCCGCAGGCGCACGGCCGCCTCGTCCCGCTCACGCTCATCCCGCTGTGGGACGCGGAGTTGGCGGCGGCGGAGGTCCGCCGCAACGCGGCGCGGGGCGTACGGGCGGTGGCCTTCTCGGAGATACCCCCGCACCTAGGCCTCCCGTCCATCCACACGGATGAGTGGGACCCCTTCCTGCGGGCCTGCGACGAGACGGGCACGGTGATCGCGATGCACATCGGCTCGTCCTCGAAGATGCCCTCGACGTCGGCGGACGCCCCGCCGGCCGTCGGCTCGACGATCACCTTCGCCAACTGCTGCTTCTCGATGGTCGACTGGCTGATGAGCGGCAAGTTCGAGCGCTTCCCCGGCCTGAAGATCATGTACGCGGAGGGCCAGATCGGGTGGATCCCGTACATCCTGGAGCGCGCGGACGTGGTCTGGGAGGAGAACCGCGGCTGGGGCGGGGTCGCGGACAAGGTCCACCGGCCCCCGTCCGAGCTCTTCACGGAGCATGTGTACGGCTGCTTCTTCGACGACGCGTTCGGGCTGAAGAACCTGGACGCGATCGGGGTGGGGAATGTGCTGTACGAGACGGACTACCCGCACTCGGACTCCACGTGGCCGAAGTCGAAGGAGGTCGGGGAGAGCCAGATGGGCCACTTGGCGGGGGATGTGGTGGAGCGGATCGTGCGGGGCAATGCGATCGAACTGCTGGGGTTGACGGACGAGGGCCTCTGGGCGGGGCCCGGGGCCTGA
- a CDS encoding PaaI family thioesterase: protein MTMPLAEAEKILADNFAPWVLDLGLAVVETGERHAVLRLPWSERLAREGGALSGQALMAAADTATVIAVASARGAYGPMTTVQQSTTFQRAVLGADVLLDARITKLGRRMAFADVTMTADGSEDVAARASTVYALLG from the coding sequence ATGACGATGCCGCTCGCCGAAGCCGAGAAGATCCTCGCCGACAACTTCGCACCCTGGGTGCTCGATCTCGGGCTCGCCGTCGTCGAGACCGGCGAGCGCCACGCCGTGTTGCGGCTGCCCTGGTCCGAACGGCTCGCCCGGGAAGGCGGCGCGCTGTCCGGGCAGGCGCTCATGGCCGCCGCGGACACCGCCACCGTGATCGCCGTCGCGTCGGCACGCGGTGCGTACGGGCCGATGACCACCGTCCAGCAGTCCACCACCTTCCAGCGCGCGGTTCTCGGCGCCGACGTACTGCTCGACGCCCGCATCACCAAGCTCGGGCGCCGCATGGCCTTCGCGGACGTCACCATGACGGCCGACGGCTCCGAGGACGTCGCCGCCCGTGCCTCCACCGTGTACGCCCTGCTCGGCTGA
- a CDS encoding pentapeptide repeat-containing protein — MSIRRERANGDPFSHRPPVPDEGLVIRGEDWYGRDLSGQRFTRHTFYDTDWTEVVNDGGIFDECTFSGVRFNASRHTNAAFTNCTFKSCTFFDTRFEQCKAVGSLFQQSTFNLFSVTGGDWSFVGLPGADLRKAVFEGVRMREADLTAARLEGATLARVDLSGAMLHGSKLTGADLRGSDLSALDPLTVELAGAKIDLEQAAVIATTLGFDVS; from the coding sequence ATGTCCATCAGACGCGAGCGTGCCAATGGCGACCCCTTCTCGCACCGGCCCCCCGTCCCCGACGAAGGGCTCGTCATCAGGGGCGAGGATTGGTACGGACGGGATCTGTCCGGGCAGAGATTCACCCGCCACACCTTCTACGACACCGACTGGACCGAGGTCGTCAACGACGGCGGCATCTTCGACGAGTGCACCTTCTCGGGCGTACGGTTCAACGCCTCCCGGCACACCAACGCCGCCTTCACCAACTGCACCTTCAAGAGCTGCACCTTCTTCGACACCCGGTTCGAGCAGTGCAAGGCCGTCGGCAGCCTCTTCCAGCAGTCCACCTTCAACCTCTTCTCCGTAACCGGCGGTGACTGGTCCTTCGTCGGGCTCCCCGGTGCCGATCTGCGCAAGGCGGTCTTCGAAGGTGTGCGGATGCGGGAGGCCGACCTCACCGCCGCCCGGCTGGAAGGGGCGACCCTCGCGCGCGTGGATCTGTCCGGGGCCATGCTGCACGGCTCGAAGCTCACCGGTGCGGATCTGCGCGGCAGCGACCTGTCCGCCCTCGATCCCCTCACCGTCGAACTCGCGGGCGCGAAGATCGATCTGGAGCAGGCCGCCGTCATCGCCACCACGCTGGGGTTCGACGTGAGCTGA
- a CDS encoding LLM class F420-dependent oxidoreductase, which yields MQLPVQSQSTIYAEPWEADAGAEDLAEIARAADRAGFAYLASCDHVAIPRRLAGAMSTVWYDPVATLSFLAGITERVLLLSHVAVVGLRHPLVTAKQYATLDHLSGGRLILGVGAGHVAEEFEALGADFAARGAVLDETIDALRAALGEDEYPEFAGERFSFSGLGQRPRPAQPRIPLWVGGSSPAAVRRAAVRGDGWLPQGDPRTELPDRIAKLKALREEAGITEPIEIGAITEPLYVGESDWAVGRRTLTGKPDAIAESLREYAAMGVHQIQVRFRSRSRTELTDQIAAFGADVAPHLN from the coding sequence ATGCAGCTCCCCGTCCAGTCGCAGAGCACCATCTACGCCGAGCCGTGGGAGGCCGACGCCGGCGCCGAGGACCTCGCCGAGATCGCCAGAGCCGCCGACCGCGCCGGATTCGCCTATCTCGCGAGCTGCGACCATGTCGCGATCCCGCGGCGGCTCGCCGGTGCCATGTCCACCGTCTGGTACGACCCCGTCGCCACCCTCTCCTTCCTCGCCGGGATCACCGAGCGCGTCCTGCTGCTCAGCCATGTCGCCGTCGTCGGGCTGCGGCACCCCCTTGTGACCGCCAAGCAGTACGCCACCCTGGACCATCTCTCCGGCGGGCGGCTGATCCTCGGGGTCGGGGCCGGACATGTGGCGGAGGAGTTCGAGGCGCTGGGCGCCGACTTCGCCGCGCGCGGGGCGGTGCTCGACGAGACGATCGATGCGCTCAGGGCGGCGCTCGGCGAGGACGAGTACCCCGAGTTCGCCGGGGAACGGTTCTCCTTCAGCGGGCTCGGGCAGCGCCCCAGGCCCGCCCAGCCGCGGATCCCCCTCTGGGTCGGCGGCTCCTCGCCCGCCGCCGTGCGCAGGGCCGCCGTACGGGGCGACGGCTGGCTTCCTCAGGGTGACCCGCGTACGGAACTCCCCGACCGGATCGCCAAGCTGAAGGCCCTGCGCGAAGAGGCAGGCATCACCGAACCCATCGAGATCGGGGCGATCACCGAGCCCCTGTACGTGGGGGAGTCGGACTGGGCGGTCGGACGCCGCACCCTGACCGGCAAGCCCGACGCCATCGCCGAGTCGCTGCGCGAGTACGCCGCGATGGGCGTGCACCAGATCCAGGTGCGGTTCCGCAGCCGGAGCCGTACCGAGCTCACCGACCAGATCGCGGCGTTCGGCGCCGACGTGGCTCCGCACCTGAACTGA